One genomic region from Hoeflea algicola encodes:
- the gmk gene encoding guanylate kinase — protein sequence MNLPPADLPSSRLKRRGLMLVISSPSGAGKSTIARNLLENDNGLSLSVSVTTRPRRGSEIEGVHYHFKSQREFDGMRDSEALLEWAEVHGNCYGTPRESAEVAMAEGRDMLFDIDWQGAQQLQEKMSADVVSIFILPPSMEELRARLQRRAEDADDVIERRLANARSEIEHWREYDYVVINDDLDRAYSAVRSIVQAERLRRDRRPGLFDFVAGLLGE from the coding sequence ATGAACCTGCCTCCCGCCGACCTTCCCTCTAGCCGTCTCAAGCGACGCGGGCTGATGCTGGTTATTTCGTCGCCATCGGGTGCCGGCAAATCGACGATCGCGCGCAATCTGCTCGAAAATGACAACGGCCTGAGCCTGTCGGTGAGCGTTACCACGCGGCCGCGCCGTGGCAGTGAAATCGAGGGTGTGCATTATCATTTCAAGTCGCAGCGCGAGTTCGATGGCATGCGCGATTCGGAAGCTCTGCTCGAATGGGCGGAGGTGCATGGCAATTGTTACGGCACGCCGCGCGAATCCGCTGAAGTTGCCATGGCCGAAGGCCGCGACATGCTGTTCGACATTGACTGGCAGGGCGCCCAGCAATTGCAGGAAAAAATGAGCGCCGATGTGGTCTCGATCTTCATCCTGCCGCCGTCGATGGAAGAACTGCGCGCCCGGCTGCAACGTCGCGCCGAAGACGCCGACGATGTGATCGAGCGCCGGCTTGCCAATGCCCGGTCGGAAATCGAGCATTGGCGCGAATATGATTATGTCGTCATCAATGACGACCTCGACCGGGCCTATTCCGCCGTGCGCTCGATCGTCCAGGCCGAGCGCCTGCGCCGCGACCGCCGCCCCGGCCTGTTCGACTTCGTCGCCGGCCTGCTCGGCGAATAA
- a CDS encoding calcium/sodium antiporter: MLMHIVLLSLGLALLTAGAEFLVRGAISLANRFGMPPLLIGLTVVGFGTSMPELLVSLKAALAGAPAIAVGNVVGSNTANILLILGAAAIVSPIAARIPNLTRDLVMMLVAALIMLGLGYLGNVTPAFGGAMVMLLVGYLVWVTRSNGATNCEDETELHTRLAGWKEAVFIIGGLAGLFVGASLLIDSATAIARQFGISEAVIGLTIVAIGTSLPELATSVVAAIRGHAEVALGNVVGSNIFNILGILGVTAMVAPVPVDASMANFDIPVMLAVSLALFALILIAGRIGRGAGLAMLAAYTGYVAWLY, from the coding sequence ATGCTGATGCATATCGTTTTACTGTCTCTCGGCCTGGCGCTTCTCACCGCCGGGGCTGAATTTCTGGTGCGCGGCGCGATCTCGCTCGCCAATCGCTTCGGCATGCCGCCATTGCTGATCGGGTTGACGGTGGTTGGCTTTGGCACGTCGATGCCCGAATTGCTGGTATCGCTCAAGGCAGCCCTTGCAGGCGCGCCGGCGATTGCGGTGGGCAATGTGGTCGGCTCCAACACCGCCAATATCCTGCTCATTCTCGGTGCTGCGGCAATCGTATCGCCGATCGCCGCTCGCATCCCCAATCTTACGCGCGATCTGGTTATGATGCTGGTCGCCGCCCTGATCATGCTCGGGCTTGGCTATCTGGGCAACGTCACGCCCGCGTTCGGCGGCGCCATGGTGATGCTGCTGGTGGGTTATCTGGTCTGGGTGACGCGCTCCAACGGCGCAACCAACTGCGAGGACGAAACGGAACTGCACACCCGGCTTGCCGGGTGGAAGGAGGCAGTCTTCATCATCGGCGGGCTTGCCGGCCTGTTCGTCGGCGCCAGCCTGCTGATCGATTCGGCCACTGCCATTGCCCGGCAGTTTGGCATCTCCGAGGCAGTGATCGGCCTGACCATCGTCGCCATCGGCACCAGCCTGCCAGAGCTTGCCACATCGGTGGTCGCCGCCATTCGCGGCCACGCCGAAGTGGCGCTGGGCAATGTGGTAGGCTCCAACATCTTCAACATTCTGGGCATTCTCGGGGTCACAGCAATGGTGGCGCCGGTGCCGGTCGACGCCTCGATGGCCAACTTTGACATCCCGGTGATGCTTGCCGTCTCGCTGGCGCTGTTCGCACTGATCCTGATTGCCGGACGGATCGGCCGTGGCGCCGGGTTGGCGATGCTGGCGGCCTATACCGGCTATGTCGCCTGGCTGTACTAA
- the fabF gene encoding beta-ketoacyl-ACP synthase II, translating to MRRVVITGTGVVSPLGCGAEITWSRLINSQNGASRITGFDVSDIAAQIACSVPTDPSVEGAFNPDDWMEPKEQRKIDKFILFGVAAAEMALKDAGWNPQTREDQIATGVMIGSGVGGLEGIVEAGYTLRDKGPRRVSPFFIPGRLINLVSGHVSIRHGLRGPNHAVVTACSTGAHAIGDASRLIALGDADVMVAGGAEAAICRIGIAGFAACKALSTSFNDTPEKASRPYDRDRDGFVMGEGAAIMVLEELEHALARGANILAEVVGYGLSGDAYHITAPAADGDGAYRCMQMAIKRAGLDVSDIDYINAHGTSTMADTIELGAVERLLGEAAGTVSMSSTKSAIGHLLGAAGAMEAVFSAFAIRDNIAPPTLNLDNPEKETRIDLVPKVARKRNIDVALSNSFGFGGTNASLVLKRFQA from the coding sequence ATGCGTCGAGTCGTCATCACCGGTACAGGCGTGGTTTCACCACTCGGCTGCGGTGCGGAAATCACATGGTCCCGTCTGATCAACAGTCAAAATGGTGCCTCGCGCATCACCGGTTTCGATGTCAGTGACATCGCGGCCCAGATAGCTTGTTCCGTGCCCACCGATCCGTCGGTCGAGGGCGCCTTCAATCCGGATGACTGGATGGAGCCCAAGGAACAGCGCAAGATCGACAAGTTCATTCTTTTTGGCGTTGCCGCGGCCGAGATGGCGCTCAAGGATGCCGGCTGGAATCCGCAAACCCGTGAAGACCAGATCGCTACCGGTGTCATGATCGGCTCCGGTGTTGGCGGGCTGGAAGGCATAGTTGAGGCTGGCTACACGCTCCGCGACAAGGGTCCGCGCCGGGTCTCGCCGTTCTTCATTCCCGGTCGCTTGATCAATTTGGTTTCCGGCCATGTTTCGATCAGGCATGGCTTGCGCGGCCCCAATCATGCCGTGGTCACTGCCTGCTCCACCGGCGCCCATGCGATTGGCGACGCGTCCCGGCTCATCGCTCTGGGTGACGCCGACGTGATGGTTGCCGGCGGCGCCGAAGCCGCCATCTGCCGCATCGGCATTGCCGGTTTTGCCGCCTGCAAGGCACTTTCGACTTCGTTCAACGACACGCCCGAAAAGGCCTCGCGCCCCTACGACCGCGACCGCGACGGCTTCGTCATGGGCGAGGGCGCTGCCATCATGGTGCTCGAGGAACTCGAACACGCCCTGGCCCGCGGCGCCAACATCCTCGCCGAGGTGGTCGGCTACGGCCTTTCTGGCGATGCCTATCACATTACCGCGCCGGCAGCCGACGGCGATGGCGCCTATCGCTGCATGCAGATGGCGATCAAGCGCGCCGGCCTTGATGTGTCCGACATCGACTACATCAACGCCCACGGCACCTCGACCATGGCCGACACGATTGAGCTGGGTGCAGTCGAGCGATTGCTCGGCGAGGCAGCCGGCACCGTGTCGATGTCATCGACCAAATCGGCGATTGGCCACCTGCTTGGCGCTGCCGGTGCAATGGAAGCGGTGTTTTCCGCCTTCGCCATTCGTGACAACATTGCCCCGCCGACCCTCAATCTGGACAATCCCGAGAAGGAAACCCGGATCGATCTGGTGCCGAAGGTGGCGCGCAAGCGGAATATCGACGTTGCCCTGTCCAACTCCTTCGGTTTTGGTGGCACCAATGCATCACTTGTGCTCAAACGCTTTCAAGCGTGA
- a CDS encoding MFS transporter — translation MIQNRLSLSEFPPARPGIHAFATLAACEAAARSTLISVYPVLMYRALGNAARVSEIYVLVGLTSLAFAMGVPLLARFLPRRWLYTLGIVMMICGSIIGGFLPLRFVPFAVAANAAGLVMLAICFNAYVMDYVERASMGRNESRRLLYSGIPWSVGPFLGVFLMDLHPQIPFLISILASLVMLAYFWHLRLGDGKAITKARRPPTNPLRYVPRFFRQPTLVAGWFFACLRSTGWAVYIIYVPIFAVKSGLSDQLGGLALSISNGFLFLTPLMLGFLQKTSVRNAIITGFAGSGILFVIAALASPVPYAALAILLSATLFLVLLDVSGGLPFLLTVKPSERTEMAAVYATYRDVSAVSSPALARLVLVFVPVQGVFAATGLVLIGCAFIARRTHRRLGGRRV, via the coding sequence TTGATCCAGAACCGCCTTTCTCTTTCTGAATTTCCGCCGGCCCGCCCCGGTATCCATGCCTTTGCGACGCTGGCCGCCTGCGAAGCTGCAGCCCGTTCGACGCTGATATCGGTCTATCCGGTGTTGATGTACCGCGCGCTCGGCAATGCCGCGCGGGTCTCCGAAATCTACGTGCTTGTCGGTCTCACCAGCCTGGCCTTTGCCATGGGGGTGCCGCTGCTGGCGCGCTTCCTGCCGCGGCGCTGGCTTTACACGCTGGGCATCGTGATGATGATCTGCGGCAGCATCATCGGCGGCTTTCTGCCACTGCGGTTCGTGCCGTTTGCCGTCGCCGCCAACGCCGCCGGGCTGGTGATGTTGGCGATCTGTTTCAACGCTTATGTGATGGACTATGTCGAGCGCGCCTCGATGGGTCGCAACGAGAGTCGGCGGCTGCTCTACAGCGGCATCCCCTGGAGCGTCGGTCCTTTCCTGGGCGTGTTCCTGATGGACCTGCACCCGCAGATACCGTTTTTGATCTCGATCCTCGCCAGCCTGGTGATGCTGGCCTATTTCTGGCATCTGCGACTTGGCGACGGCAAGGCGATTACCAAGGCACGCAGGCCGCCGACCAATCCGCTGCGCTATGTGCCGCGCTTTTTCCGTCAGCCGACACTGGTGGCTGGCTGGTTCTTTGCCTGCCTGCGCTCGACCGGTTGGGCCGTCTATATTATTTATGTGCCGATTTTCGCGGTCAAATCAGGGCTGAGCGACCAGCTTGGCGGGCTGGCATTGTCGATCTCCAACGGTTTTTTGTTTCTTACCCCGCTGATGCTCGGGTTCCTGCAGAAAACCAGTGTGCGCAACGCCATCATCACCGGGTTTGCGGGCAGCGGAATCCTGTTTGTGATTGCAGCCCTGGCCTCGCCAGTGCCCTATGCGGCGCTTGCCATATTGCTGTCGGCGACATTGTTTCTGGTGCTGCTTGATGTCAGCGGCGGGCTGCCGTTCCTGCTCACCGTCAAGCCCTCCGAACGCACCGAGATGGCGGCGGTCTATGCCACCTACCGAGATGTCTCCGCGGTCAGCTCGCCGGCGCTCGCCCGGCTGGTGCTCGTATTCGTGCCGGTTCAGGGGGTGTTTGCGGCCACCGGCCTGGTACTGATTGGTTGCGCCTTCATCGCCCGGCGCACCCACCGCCGGCTTGGCGGGCGCAGGGTCTGA
- a CDS encoding YicC/YloC family endoribonuclease, whose amino-acid sequence MAIQSMTGFARHEGEAEGCRFVWELRSVNGKGLDIRLRLPTGFEALEQPVRKAAAGVLARGNVQVVLSVNATTATTEAVVNEAALEAVIALVERLSDRIDARKPALDGILNIRGVLEFRDPELSDADRAARDQAVLAGFRTALEELVSVRLSEGAALARVLGDQVDRIEALALAVETDPSRSPEVIRARLADQITALMDTGAGLDRDRLHMEAALIATKADLREEIDRLKAHVEAARALLATSGGAGRRLDFLAQEFNRETNTICSKSNAASVTAMGLDLKVLIDQFREQVQNLE is encoded by the coding sequence ATGGCGATCCAGTCAATGACGGGCTTCGCACGCCATGAGGGAGAGGCCGAAGGCTGCCGTTTTGTCTGGGAGCTTCGTTCTGTCAATGGCAAGGGGCTTGATATCCGGCTGCGATTGCCGACAGGTTTTGAAGCGCTGGAACAGCCAGTGCGCAAGGCAGCCGCTGGCGTGCTCGCACGCGGCAATGTGCAGGTCGTACTCTCGGTCAACGCCACCACCGCGACCACCGAGGCTGTGGTCAATGAAGCAGCGCTGGAAGCGGTTATCGCGCTGGTTGAACGGCTGAGTGACCGGATTGATGCGCGCAAGCCGGCGCTCGACGGCATTCTTAATATCCGCGGCGTGCTCGAATTTCGCGATCCCGAACTTTCCGACGCTGACCGCGCCGCTCGCGACCAGGCGGTGCTGGCGGGCTTCAGGACGGCGCTGGAGGAACTGGTTTCGGTACGTCTGAGCGAGGGTGCGGCACTGGCCCGGGTTCTGGGCGATCAGGTCGACCGTATTGAGGCGCTGGCGCTGGCAGTCGAAACCGATCCGTCGCGCTCACCCGAAGTGATCCGAGCCCGGCTTGCTGACCAGATTACCGCGCTGATGGATACCGGTGCCGGACTGGACCGCGATCGGTTGCATATGGAGGCGGCGCTGATTGCCACCAAGGCGGATCTGCGCGAGGAAATCGACCGGCTCAAGGCTCATGTCGAGGCGGCCAGGGCGCTGCTTGCAACCAGTGGTGGCGCAGGCCGACGACTGGACTTCTTGGCCCAGGAATTCAATCGGGAAACCAACACCATATGCTCGAAATCGAATGCGGCTTCGGTCACGGCCATGGGGCTTGATTTGAAGGTGCTGATCGATCAGTTTCGCGAACAAGTACAGAATCTGGAGTAG
- a CDS encoding ArsR/SmtB family transcription factor, with protein sequence MSDLSTIFAALGDPTRFAIVERLLREGEQPAGKLLDTGPVSAPAISRHLKVLRQAGIVEQRIDQQRRIYSVRPEAVQSIGAWTMSHREFWQTSLDRLEFALQQESDRK encoded by the coding sequence ATGAGTGATCTGTCCACGATCTTTGCCGCCCTGGGCGATCCGACACGGTTTGCCATTGTCGAGCGCCTGCTCAGGGAGGGTGAGCAGCCCGCCGGCAAGTTGCTCGACACCGGCCCGGTTTCGGCGCCGGCGATTTCACGCCATCTCAAAGTGCTGCGCCAGGCCGGCATTGTCGAGCAACGAATTGACCAGCAGCGTCGGATCTACTCGGTCCGTCCCGAAGCGGTGCAGAGCATCGGTGCCTGGACGATGAGCCACCGCGAATTCTGGCAAACCAGCCTCGACCGGCTGGAATTTGCCCTGCAACAGGAAAGCGACCGAAAATGA
- the fabD gene encoding ACP S-malonyltransferase: MATAFTFPGQGSQAVGMGKDLAEAYPEARAVFDEVDAALGEKLSTTIFEGPEETLTLTANAQPALMAVSMALIRVLEARGLKLGDAASYVAGHSLGEYSALCAAGMFSIGDTARLLRIRGNAMQAAVPAGEGAMAAIIGLEQEDVEAACAEGAVHGAVQIANDNGGGQLVISGIKPAVEAAAAAATAMGAKRALMLSVSAPFHSSLMQPAADAMREALAGVAKSAPVVPVISNVRAAPVSDPDEIAGLLVEQVTGRVRWRETVLWFANNGVTTLAEIGAGKVLTGLARRIDRSVTGLNVAGPADIDPFLAAINGQTA; the protein is encoded by the coding sequence ATGGCCACAGCATTCACTTTTCCGGGGCAGGGCAGTCAGGCAGTCGGCATGGGCAAGGATCTCGCCGAAGCCTATCCTGAGGCCCGCGCAGTGTTTGACGAAGTCGACGCGGCACTCGGTGAAAAGCTGTCGACGACGATTTTCGAAGGCCCCGAGGAAACCCTGACGCTGACCGCCAACGCCCAGCCGGCGCTGATGGCGGTGTCGATGGCACTGATCCGAGTACTCGAAGCGCGCGGCCTGAAACTTGGGGACGCCGCCAGCTATGTTGCCGGCCATTCGCTCGGTGAATATTCGGCGCTGTGTGCAGCCGGCATGTTCTCGATCGGCGATACGGCGCGACTGTTGCGCATCCGCGGCAACGCCATGCAGGCGGCGGTGCCGGCTGGCGAGGGCGCGATGGCGGCGATCATCGGCCTCGAACAGGAAGACGTCGAAGCTGCCTGCGCCGAGGGCGCAGTTCACGGCGCAGTGCAGATCGCCAATGACAATGGCGGCGGCCAGTTGGTAATTTCCGGGATCAAGCCGGCAGTTGAAGCCGCAGCTGCAGCGGCTACCGCCATGGGCGCCAAGCGGGCGCTGATGCTGTCGGTCTCCGCCCCGTTCCATTCGAGCTTGATGCAGCCTGCTGCCGACGCCATGCGCGAAGCGCTGGCAGGCGTTGCAAAATCGGCACCGGTGGTGCCGGTGATTTCCAATGTCCGCGCGGCACCGGTGTCCGATCCCGACGAGATCGCCGGGTTGCTGGTCGAACAGGTCACAGGCCGCGTCCGCTGGCGCGAGACGGTGCTCTGGTTTGCAAACAATGGTGTTACCACCCTCGCCGAAATCGGCGCTGGCAAGGTGCTCACCGGGCTCGCCCGCCGCATCGACCGTTCGGTGACTGGTCTCAATGTCGCCGGACCTGCCGATATAGATCCATTTCTGGCCGCAATCAACGGGCAGACAGCCTAG
- a CDS encoding YciI family protein yields MPEFVFAYHGGKKPETPEAGAKAMEEWGAWFAGMGDAVVNPGNPVGQSWTVSSTGITHDGGANPLSGFTVVKADSMEAAAEMAKGCPILDGGSIEVAQVIEM; encoded by the coding sequence ATGCCTGAATTTGTTTTCGCCTATCATGGCGGCAAGAAGCCCGAAACGCCGGAAGCCGGTGCCAAGGCAATGGAGGAATGGGGAGCCTGGTTTGCCGGCATGGGTGATGCCGTGGTCAATCCGGGCAACCCGGTCGGCCAGTCCTGGACCGTCAGCAGCACTGGCATTACCCATGATGGCGGTGCCAATCCGCTATCGGGCTTCACCGTGGTCAAGGCCGACAGCATGGAAGCCGCCGCGGAAATGGCCAAGGGATGCCCGATCCTCGACGGCGGCTCTATCGAAGTCGCCCAAGTCATCGAGATGTAG
- a CDS encoding SRPBCC family protein: MSDLTLERNFPQPPEKVFAFVTRTEHLLSWWGPEGMGLRAHALDFTRPGAWSSTLVNAEGGLHKMSGEVIEVDPPRAVEFTWGWHDDKDVRGHESRVRFEIEPDAKGGSIFRLIHSGLVDEESAANHNRGWTSTLRKLEQLAGA, encoded by the coding sequence ATGAGCGACCTCACACTTGAACGCAATTTTCCGCAACCGCCCGAGAAGGTGTTTGCCTTTGTCACCCGGACCGAACACCTGCTGAGTTGGTGGGGACCGGAGGGGATGGGGCTGCGCGCCCACGCCCTCGATTTCACCCGCCCCGGCGCCTGGTCGTCGACGCTGGTCAATGCGGAGGGCGGCCTGCACAAGATGAGCGGTGAAGTGATCGAGGTCGATCCGCCGCGCGCGGTGGAGTTTACCTGGGGCTGGCACGACGACAAGGACGTCCGCGGCCATGAAAGCCGGGTGCGTTTCGAAATCGAGCCGGACGCCAAGGGCGGCAGCATCTTCCGGCTAATCCACAGCGGACTTGTCGATGAGGAAAGCGCTGCCAACCACAACCGCGGCTGGACATCGACATTGCGCAAGCTCGAACAATTGGCCGGCGCCTGA
- a CDS encoding acyl carrier protein yields the protein MSDIADRVKKIVIEHLGVDAEKVNEGASFIDDLGADSLDTVELVMAFEEEFGVEIPDDAADTILTVGDAVKFISKAQA from the coding sequence ATGAGCGACATCGCAGACCGCGTAAAGAAAATTGTCATCGAACATCTGGGCGTTGACGCTGAAAAGGTGAACGAAGGCGCAAGCTTCATTGACGATCTCGGTGCGGATTCGCTCGACACGGTCGAGCTGGTGATGGCGTTCGAAGAAGAATTCGGCGTGGAAATCCCTGATGACGCAGCCGACACCATTCTGACCGTCGGAGACGCGGTCAAGTTCATTTCCAAGGCTCAGGCCTGA
- the mltG gene encoding endolytic transglycosylase MltG: MNDPKDQNRSVFGRAGDRASTPSGPIVPVSPSQALKPEQAPQPPKRSRRARNQIVVFLNFILSLIIFVAIIGIGVFWYGHSEFEANGPLDQTTDYMVRDGAGLNQIAAGLERQGIITNQRIFSLGAKGVLGDDTLKAGEYEIKAGASMREIVELMQSGKSILHTFTVPEGQTVQQVFDRLREATVLVGDLPEEMPAEGALLPETYKFSRGTTRAEIIDQMAKAQTRALEQIWERRAPGLPLETREELVILASIVEKETARADERPRVAGVFINRLERGIRLQSDPTIIYGLFGGAGKPSDRPIYKSDIEKPTPYNTYVIDALPPTPIANPGREAMEAVANPSRTKDLYFVADGTGGHAFAETLDEHNTNVARWRRLEAERQKALAAEKAAADAEKPEGN, encoded by the coding sequence GTGAACGACCCCAAAGACCAGAATCGTAGCGTGTTTGGCCGTGCTGGTGATCGCGCTTCCACACCCTCTGGGCCGATCGTGCCGGTGTCGCCGTCGCAGGCGCTGAAGCCGGAACAGGCGCCGCAGCCGCCCAAGCGCTCGCGCCGCGCCCGCAACCAGATTGTGGTTTTCCTCAATTTCATCCTGTCGCTGATCATCTTTGTCGCCATCATCGGCATCGGCGTGTTCTGGTATGGTCACAGCGAATTCGAAGCCAATGGTCCGCTCGACCAAACCACAGATTACATGGTGCGTGACGGCGCCGGTCTTAATCAGATCGCAGCCGGGCTTGAACGTCAGGGCATCATCACCAATCAGCGTATCTTCTCGCTGGGCGCCAAGGGCGTGCTCGGCGATGACACGCTCAAGGCCGGCGAATACGAAATCAAGGCTGGCGCATCGATGCGCGAGATTGTTGAACTGATGCAATCCGGCAAGTCGATCCTGCACACCTTCACCGTGCCCGAAGGCCAGACTGTGCAGCAGGTTTTCGACCGGCTGCGTGAAGCGACCGTGCTTGTTGGCGACCTGCCGGAGGAAATGCCGGCCGAGGGCGCGCTGCTGCCCGAGACCTACAAGTTCTCCCGTGGCACAACGCGTGCCGAAATCATCGATCAGATGGCCAAGGCCCAGACCCGTGCGCTCGAGCAGATCTGGGAACGGCGGGCACCGGGGCTTCCGCTCGAAACCCGGGAAGAACTGGTGATCCTGGCATCGATTGTCGAGAAGGAAACCGCGCGCGCCGATGAGCGACCGCGGGTTGCAGGCGTGTTCATCAACCGGCTTGAGCGCGGCATTCGACTGCAGTCGGACCCGACCATCATTTATGGCCTGTTCGGCGGTGCCGGAAAGCCATCAGATCGGCCGATCTACAAGTCCGACATCGAAAAGCCGACGCCCTACAACACCTATGTGATCGATGCGCTACCGCCGACGCCGATCGCCAATCCGGGTCGCGAAGCGATGGAGGCTGTGGCCAACCCGTCGCGCACCAAGGACCTTTACTTCGTGGCTGACGGCACTGGCGGCCATGCCTTTGCCGAAACGCTCGACGAACACAATACCAATGTCGCGCGCTGGCGCAGGCTCGAGGCCGAACGCCAGAAGGCGCTTGCGGCCGAGAAGGCCGCGGCGGACGCAGAAAAGCCGGAAGGCAATTGA
- a CDS encoding DUF1761 domain-containing protein: MSEITMGVSWLAVIIGAVVSFLAGWLWYSPMLFGPKWAKGVGVEMGTASEMPFAAMAAQLVGLLLMSWFVGVTAVSNALWTAILATLAFTVLTYSGGLFTKKSSYARTVDAGYWIVALVIMVLCQGLLGGM, encoded by the coding sequence ATGTCGGAAATTACGATGGGTGTGAGCTGGCTGGCGGTGATCATCGGCGCCGTGGTTTCGTTTCTGGCCGGCTGGTTATGGTACTCGCCGATGCTGTTCGGACCGAAATGGGCCAAGGGCGTCGGCGTTGAAATGGGCACCGCCAGCGAAATGCCGTTTGCCGCCATGGCCGCCCAGCTTGTCGGTCTGTTGCTGATGAGCTGGTTTGTCGGCGTTACCGCCGTCTCGAACGCGCTGTGGACGGCAATCTTGGCGACGCTGGCGTTTACGGTGCTGACCTATTCGGGTGGATTGTTCACCAAAAAATCGAGCTACGCCCGCACGGTCGATGCCGGTTACTGGATCGTCGCACTGGTGATCATGGTGCTTTGCCAGGGCCTGCTTGGCGGCATGTAA
- a CDS encoding aldo/keto reductase — MKMNPLGRTEMMVSEICLGTMTWGEQNTEVEAHAQMDYALTQGVNFFDTAEMYPTAPTSAETQGRTEEYIGSWFRASGKRNDVILATKMVGDGVKWIRDAKGFTRASVQQAVDGSLKRLGVDHIDLYQLHWPNRGSYHFRKHWAYDASTQNKSSTVPDIRETLEGLGDAVKAGKIRAIGLSNESAWGTMQFVQLAEQHGLPRVASIQNEYNLICRLFDTDLAEVAHHEDVGLLAFSPLAAGILTGKYQGGALPEGSRRERVENLGGRWRPESEAAIQAYLDVAQKHGLDPAQMAIAFCLTRPFMTSAIIGATNMDQLKVAIDAKDVKLSDAVLADIATARRAHPLPI; from the coding sequence ATGAAAATGAATCCGCTCGGGCGCACGGAGATGATGGTGAGCGAGATTTGTCTCGGTACCATGACCTGGGGCGAACAGAACACCGAGGTCGAAGCGCACGCGCAGATGGATTATGCGCTGACGCAAGGCGTGAATTTCTTCGACACGGCTGAAATGTACCCGACCGCGCCGACAAGCGCTGAAACCCAAGGCCGCACCGAGGAGTATATTGGCAGTTGGTTTAGAGCCTCGGGCAAACGCAACGATGTGATCCTGGCCACCAAGATGGTCGGCGACGGCGTCAAATGGATCCGCGACGCAAAAGGCTTTACCCGTGCGTCGGTGCAACAGGCCGTTGATGGCAGCCTGAAACGGCTCGGCGTCGATCACATCGACCTCTACCAGCTTCACTGGCCCAATCGCGGCTCCTATCATTTCCGCAAGCACTGGGCCTATGATGCCAGTACGCAGAACAAGTCCAGCACCGTGCCCGACATTCGCGAGACGCTGGAAGGCTTGGGTGATGCGGTCAAGGCCGGCAAGATTCGTGCCATTGGCCTGTCCAATGAAAGCGCCTGGGGAACCATGCAGTTCGTGCAACTGGCCGAACAACACGGCCTGCCGCGGGTGGCCTCGATCCAGAATGAGTACAATCTGATCTGCCGGTTGTTCGATACGGATCTGGCTGAAGTCGCCCACCACGAGGATGTCGGTCTGCTGGCGTTTTCGCCACTTGCCGCCGGCATTCTGACCGGCAAATACCAGGGCGGTGCGCTGCCCGAAGGCTCGCGCCGGGAAAGGGTCGAAAATCTCGGCGGACGTTGGCGCCCGGAATCGGAAGCGGCAATCCAGGCCTATCTCGATGTCGCCCAAAAACACGGTCTCGATCCGGCGCAGATGGCGATCGCCTTCTGCCTGACGCGGCCATTTATGACCTCGGCCATTATCGGTGCGACCAACATGGATCAGTTGAAAGTCGCAATCGACGCCAAGGATGTAAAACTGTCGGATGCGGTGCTTGCGGACATCGCCACTGCCCGCCGTGCCCATCCGCTGCCGATTTGA
- the fabG gene encoding 3-oxoacyl-[acyl-carrier-protein] reductase gives MFDLTGRKALVTGASGGIGEAIARQLHSRGATVGLHGTRVERLEALAADLGERVKLFPADLSDRDQVSELGKTAGRELEGVDILVNNAGITKDGLFVRMSDDAWDQVLEVNLTAVFRLTRELAHPMMKRRHGRIINITSVVGVSGNPGQANYCASKAGMIGFSKSLAQEIAPRNITVNCVAPGFIESAMTEKLNDKQKEAIMGAIPMRRMGSGAEIASAVTYLASNEASYVTGQTIHVNGGMLMV, from the coding sequence ATGTTCGATCTGACCGGCCGCAAGGCCCTGGTGACCGGCGCATCCGGTGGCATTGGCGAGGCAATCGCCCGCCAGCTCCACAGCCGCGGCGCAACTGTCGGCCTGCACGGCACCCGCGTCGAGCGGCTCGAGGCGCTCGCCGCCGATCTTGGCGAACGGGTGAAACTGTTCCCGGCTGATCTGTCTGACCGCGATCAGGTGTCTGAGCTCGGCAAGACCGCCGGGCGCGAGCTCGAAGGTGTCGACATTCTGGTCAACAACGCCGGCATCACCAAGGACGGCCTGTTTGTGCGCATGAGTGACGATGCCTGGGATCAGGTGCTTGAGGTCAATCTGACAGCGGTTTTCCGTCTGACCCGTGAACTGGCCCATCCGATGATGAAGCGCCGCCATGGTCGCATCATCAATATCACCTCCGTGGTCGGCGTTTCCGGCAACCCCGGCCAGGCCAATTACTGCGCCTCCAAGGCTGGCATGATCGGCTTTTCCAAGAGCCTCGCCCAGGAAATCGCCCCCCGCAACATCACCGTCAATTGCGTTGCGCCGGGCTTTATCGAAAGCGCGATGACCGAAAAGCTCAACGACAAGCAGAAAGAAGCGATCATGGGCGCGATTCCCATGCGCCGCATGGGATCGGGCGCCGAAATTGCTTCAGCAGTCACTTACCTGGCCTCCAACGAGGCGTCTTACGTCACCGGCCAGACCATCCACGTCAATGGCGGCATGCTGATGGTCTGA